The following proteins come from a genomic window of Burkholderia sp. PAMC 26561:
- a CDS encoding NAD(P)H-dependent oxidoreductase: MTTVDERLTWRYATKKFDAKKSVPVEKLERIIEAVRLAPTSSGLQPFELIVVSNADIRAKIRTVAWDQAQVTDCSHLLIFAAWDDITPDRVDMMFDLTNEVRGLKNEGWENYRQMLLGIVANRGAEANHQAAARQAYIALGVALITAAFEEVDATPMEGFDPAAVDEILNLKSKKLRSVVMLPLGYRAAEGDWLVNLKKVRRSRDSFVTEIK, from the coding sequence ATGACGACCGTAGATGAAAGACTAACGTGGCGCTATGCGACCAAAAAGTTCGATGCAAAGAAAAGCGTGCCTGTCGAAAAACTCGAACGTATCATTGAAGCTGTGCGGCTGGCACCTACCTCAAGCGGGCTCCAACCGTTTGAATTGATTGTAGTCAGCAACGCCGATATCCGCGCAAAGATTCGAACCGTGGCCTGGGACCAAGCTCAAGTGACCGACTGTTCCCACCTTCTGATATTCGCTGCATGGGACGACATCACGCCTGATCGAGTCGATATGATGTTCGACCTGACGAACGAAGTCCGAGGTTTGAAAAACGAGGGTTGGGAAAATTACCGCCAGATGTTGCTTGGCATCGTCGCCAATCGAGGAGCGGAGGCTAACCATCAGGCCGCCGCACGACAGGCTTACATCGCCTTAGGAGTTGCCTTGATTACTGCGGCTTTCGAAGAGGTTGACGCTACCCCGATGGAAGGATTCGACCCAGCAGCAGTCGATGAGATCCTCAATTTGAAATCAAAGAAGTTGCGTAGCGTCGTCATGCTACCGTTAGGTTATCGGGCGGCCGAAGGTGATTGGCTCGTGAACCTGAAAAAAGTCCGGCGTAGTCGCGATAGCTTCGTCACTGAAATAAAATGA
- a CDS encoding amidohydrolase family protein — MTTKTQQRILFKGATVLTMDRKLGDFTRGDVLVEGDKIAAVGVDLQVGEAQVIEASDAIVLPGFVDAHRHAWQGTLRRLMPNVDTLGDYIDATHFTLGKFYRPEDMYIGNLLTALSCLDSGTTTVVDASHNARSPEHTDACIDALQEAGLRALHMPGRPLAGSWAEHWPHDLERLKAERFASDDQLLTLGIFCQPDPTIWALASRVGLRTLSEFLDPMAPMLDQMVGLLNPSNIFNHCTSLPDSAWQVFADAGVSITVDPRSDAQYALAGGVFAYQAAIDHGLRPGIGTDLETAYGGDMFSEMRVAFSLQRAIAQSRRYQNDAAAPSPVTVRSILEAATIDGARCAGLDHRIGSLTPGKQADLILIRTDNISLFPSNNAFGTVVHAADRSHVDAVMVAGHFRKFEGKLVDVDQGKVRRAAEASLSHLFEAAGYNPDVLEEKFPQLAGEKPQAWTGK, encoded by the coding sequence ATGACTACGAAGACACAGCAACGCATTCTGTTTAAAGGAGCCACCGTGCTCACAATGGACCGGAAACTCGGCGATTTTACTCGCGGCGATGTTTTGGTAGAGGGCGACAAAATCGCCGCGGTCGGCGTTGATCTGCAGGTCGGCGAAGCACAGGTGATCGAGGCTAGCGATGCGATTGTGCTGCCGGGATTCGTGGATGCCCATCGCCACGCTTGGCAGGGCACCCTTCGCCGCTTGATGCCTAACGTGGATACCCTGGGCGACTATATCGACGCGACCCACTTTACGCTGGGCAAGTTCTATCGCCCCGAGGACATGTACATAGGTAACCTTCTGACAGCGTTGAGCTGTTTGGATAGTGGAACGACCACCGTCGTTGACGCCTCTCATAATGCGCGTAGCCCTGAACACACGGACGCCTGCATCGACGCGCTTCAGGAAGCAGGCTTGCGCGCACTCCATATGCCTGGTCGCCCGCTCGCGGGGAGCTGGGCTGAACACTGGCCACACGACCTCGAGCGTCTCAAAGCCGAACGCTTCGCGTCGGATGATCAATTGCTCACGCTCGGCATCTTTTGCCAGCCCGATCCGACAATATGGGCCTTGGCCAGCCGCGTGGGTCTGCGCACCCTTTCGGAATTCCTCGATCCGATGGCACCAATGCTTGATCAAATGGTGGGTTTGCTTAACCCAAGCAACATATTCAACCATTGCACCAGCCTTCCCGATTCAGCATGGCAGGTCTTTGCTGATGCAGGGGTAAGTATCACCGTCGACCCGCGCTCAGACGCGCAATATGCATTGGCAGGCGGGGTTTTCGCTTATCAGGCCGCCATTGACCATGGTCTTCGCCCGGGAATCGGTACCGATCTGGAAACGGCCTACGGCGGCGACATGTTTTCCGAAATGCGCGTGGCTTTTTCGTTGCAGCGTGCAATTGCGCAGAGCCGCCGCTATCAAAACGACGCCGCCGCGCCGTCACCCGTTACCGTCAGATCCATTCTCGAGGCGGCGACTATCGATGGCGCACGTTGTGCTGGATTGGACCATCGCATAGGAAGCCTGACACCAGGTAAGCAAGCTGACCTTATCCTTATTCGCACTGACAATATTAGTCTGTTCCCCTCCAACAACGCGTTCGGTACTGTCGTGCATGCAGCCGATCGCTCACATGTTGACGCCGTCATGGTCGCCGGACATTTTCGGAAGTTCGAGGGCAAACTCGTGGACGTTGATCAAGGCAAAGTGCGCCGTGCCGCTGAGGCGTCACTCTCTCACCTGTTTGAAGCCGCCGGCTACAACCCGGACGTGCTCGAAGAGAAATTTCCTCAATTAGCCGGAGAGAAGCCGCAGGCGTGGACAGGAAAATAA
- a CDS encoding winged helix-turn-helix transcriptional regulator yields the protein MSKLFDITLREDRVLLDLLGDKWTILVFGSLCDHQGRRRFNAIRRDISGISQKSLIQCLRRLERNGLVKRHVIDTAPLGVEYSFTELGRTLNEPVSSLLAWTAAYGGAVRAAQNAHDERISTFEQRDSRQSA from the coding sequence ATGTCCAAATTGTTCGATATAACGCTTCGCGAGGATCGGGTTTTACTCGATCTTCTTGGTGATAAGTGGACAATTCTGGTGTTCGGCTCACTTTGCGATCACCAAGGGCGCCGGCGTTTCAATGCGATACGTCGCGATATCTCGGGCATTTCACAAAAAAGTCTGATCCAGTGTTTGCGGCGCCTGGAGCGAAATGGACTCGTTAAACGGCACGTAATCGATACCGCTCCCCTTGGCGTTGAATACTCGTTCACCGAACTCGGGCGTACGCTGAACGAGCCAGTCAGCAGTTTGCTTGCGTGGACTGCAGCGTACGGGGGCGCGGTGCGAGCCGCCCAAAATGCGCATGACGAGCGGATCTCGACGTTCGAGCAGCGGGACAGCCGACAGTCTGCCTAG
- a CDS encoding oxidoreductase: MSRPVWLITGCSSGLGYALASAALRHGNRVVLTARNTVALEGLLSAYPETALVASLDVTKGNDIERVVREAEARFGAIDVLVNNAGVGYLAAVEEGSEDDIRWQFDTNFFGAANLIRAVLPGMRRHRQGTIINISSMAGVVSYAGMGYYAASKFALEGLTEALWQEVEPLGIRVMLVEPGGFRTGIVQRNRMSEQIEAYADTAGAFRQFVSSAGESVYPGDPEKAAKVIIDMVAADNKPHRLILGSDAYPAIVASLDAQQSEYAEYEAVSRSTDFNG; this comes from the coding sequence ATGTCCCGTCCAGTCTGGTTGATTACTGGTTGTTCAAGTGGTTTGGGTTACGCTTTAGCCAGCGCAGCGCTCCGCCATGGCAACCGAGTTGTGCTTACTGCTCGTAACACGGTAGCGCTTGAGGGACTACTCAGCGCATATCCTGAAACCGCACTTGTCGCGTCCCTAGATGTTACAAAAGGCAATGATATAGAGCGCGTAGTTCGAGAAGCTGAGGCCCGGTTTGGTGCGATTGATGTCTTGGTGAACAACGCGGGAGTTGGCTATCTGGCGGCTGTTGAAGAAGGAAGCGAAGACGATATCAGATGGCAATTCGATACCAACTTTTTCGGGGCTGCGAACCTGATTCGAGCTGTGTTGCCGGGTATGCGCCGTCATCGTCAAGGTACCATCATCAACATCTCGTCAATGGCGGGTGTGGTCAGCTATGCCGGCATGGGCTATTACGCTGCAAGCAAGTTTGCCTTAGAAGGGCTTACGGAAGCGCTGTGGCAAGAGGTAGAACCACTTGGCATTCGCGTCATGCTTGTTGAACCTGGCGGCTTCAGAACCGGGATTGTACAGCGCAACCGGATGAGCGAGCAGATCGAGGCATATGCTGATACTGCGGGAGCCTTCCGCCAATTTGTTTCGAGCGCCGGCGAGAGCGTCTATCCGGGCGATCCGGAAAAAGCAGCGAAAGTCATCATTGACATGGTTGCGGCCGACAACAAACCGCACCGTTTGATTCTTGGTAGCGACGCCTATCCTGCCATTGTCGCTAGTCTTGACGCACAGCAATCGGAATATGCCGAGTATGAAGCGGTAAGCCGTAGCACCGACTTCAACGGATAG
- a CDS encoding SDR family NAD(P)-dependent oxidoreductase has product MTLTTPSTVLITGASSGIGATYAERFAKRGHNLVLVARDLDRLEQAAARLRSEHGVSVDVLKADLTEREDLAHVERRLQDDDSIDILINNAGATAPGGFQATTVDQQEFLIQLHITAVMRLSSAVVKRFVANGAGTIVNISSVLALAPEYPLGVYSATKAFVLTYSQSLHAELGSRGVYVQAVMPAATRTEIWERAGHNIAAVQGLMEVADLVDAALVGFDRRELITIPPLPDAQQWLDFDAARQAMLPNFGQEHAAERYQK; this is encoded by the coding sequence ATGACACTTACAACACCATCCACCGTCCTGATCACCGGTGCCTCAAGCGGCATTGGTGCAACCTACGCCGAGCGCTTTGCCAAACGAGGACACAATCTCGTGTTAGTCGCACGCGATCTGGACCGCCTCGAACAGGCAGCCGCGCGCCTACGCAGCGAGCATGGCGTATCGGTCGACGTGCTAAAGGCCGATCTGACTGAGCGCGAAGACCTCGCTCACGTGGAACGCCGCCTTCAAGACGACGATTCGATCGATATTCTTATCAACAACGCGGGTGCTACAGCACCGGGCGGATTTCAAGCGACCACTGTCGATCAGCAAGAGTTTCTGATCCAACTTCACATTACGGCTGTGATGCGCTTGAGCTCGGCGGTGGTAAAGCGATTCGTGGCAAACGGAGCCGGCACTATTGTAAATATCTCTTCAGTGCTCGCGCTCGCACCCGAGTATCCGCTTGGCGTGTATTCGGCGACGAAGGCTTTCGTGCTGACCTATTCCCAGTCGTTGCATGCCGAGTTGGGTTCGCGTGGCGTGTATGTGCAAGCGGTGATGCCCGCAGCCACACGGACTGAAATCTGGGAACGCGCCGGACACAATATTGCTGCGGTTCAGGGGCTCATGGAAGTTGCCGACCTCGTCGACGCTGCCCTGGTCGGGTTCGACCGTCGCGAGTTGATCACAATTCCGCCCTTGCCCGACGCTCAGCAGTGGCTTGACTTTGATGCGGCGCGACAGGCGATGTTGCCTAACTTCGGTCAGGAACACGCAGCCGAGCGTTATCAAAAATGA
- a CDS encoding catalase yields the protein MNKLTTAFGAPVADNQNIRTAGPRGPALLEDVWFLEKLAHFDREVIPERRMHAKGSGAFGTFTVTHDITQYTKANIFSEIGKTTEMFTRFSTVAGERGAADAERDIRGFSMKFYTEQGNWDLVGNNTPVFFLRDPLKFPDLNHAIKRDPRTGLRSAQNNWDFWTQLPEALHQVTIVMSDRGLPKTFRHMHGFGSHTYSFINAANRRFWVKFHFRTQQGIWNLTDAQAESAAGSDRETHHRDLYESIERKDFPRWTLSVQIMPEDEAATYNINPFDLTKVWPKSDYPLIEVGFMELNRNPENHFADVEQAAFAPANVVPGISFSPDKMLQGRLFAYGDAQRYRLSVNYHQIPVNAPRGARYVHSYHRDGLMRVDANMGGATPYEPNTRGEWQEQPDFREPPLSLEGAADHWNHRVDDDYYSQPGNLFRSMSAEQQQALFDNTARAMKGVSVPVKELHIKHCKRADARYGEGVASAIEALESRLP from the coding sequence GTGAACAAATTAACTACCGCATTTGGCGCACCAGTTGCGGACAATCAAAACATACGCACCGCGGGGCCGCGCGGTCCGGCGTTATTGGAAGACGTATGGTTTCTGGAAAAGCTCGCGCATTTCGATCGCGAGGTCATTCCCGAACGTCGTATGCATGCAAAAGGATCCGGTGCGTTTGGAACCTTTACCGTGACGCATGACATCACTCAGTACACCAAAGCAAACATTTTTTCTGAAATCGGAAAGACGACCGAGATGTTCACGCGCTTCTCAACCGTTGCAGGTGAACGGGGCGCGGCCGACGCCGAACGCGACATTCGTGGGTTTTCCATGAAGTTCTACACAGAACAAGGCAACTGGGATCTTGTCGGAAACAACACGCCTGTTTTTTTCCTGCGCGATCCGCTGAAGTTCCCCGATCTGAACCACGCAATCAAGCGCGACCCCCGAACCGGTCTGCGAAGCGCCCAAAATAACTGGGATTTCTGGACACAACTTCCTGAAGCGCTCCATCAAGTTACGATAGTCATGAGTGACCGCGGACTTCCCAAAACGTTCCGACACATGCACGGGTTTGGCAGCCACACTTACAGTTTCATCAATGCAGCGAACCGACGCTTTTGGGTGAAATTTCACTTCCGCACGCAGCAAGGCATTTGGAACTTGACGGATGCGCAAGCCGAGAGCGCTGCCGGTAGTGATCGTGAAACGCACCATCGTGACCTGTACGAATCGATCGAACGCAAGGACTTCCCGAGGTGGACGTTGTCGGTCCAGATCATGCCGGAAGACGAAGCGGCTACCTATAATATTAATCCGTTCGATTTGACGAAGGTCTGGCCAAAAAGCGACTATCCGTTGATCGAAGTTGGCTTCATGGAGTTAAACCGCAATCCCGAGAACCATTTCGCTGACGTGGAACAAGCCGCCTTTGCGCCGGCCAATGTGGTTCCAGGCATCAGCTTCTCGCCCGACAAAATGCTGCAGGGGCGTCTTTTCGCATACGGGGACGCTCAACGCTATCGCTTAAGCGTCAATTACCATCAAATCCCAGTGAACGCGCCGCGCGGGGCCCGATACGTTCATAGTTACCATCGCGACGGCTTGATGCGAGTCGATGCGAATATGGGGGGCGCTACGCCGTACGAGCCGAACACTCGAGGCGAATGGCAGGAACAACCCGATTTCCGTGAACCCCCCTTGTCACTTGAGGGAGCGGCTGACCACTGGAATCACCGCGTTGATGACGACTATTACTCCCAGCCCGGCAATTTGTTCCGCAGCATGAGCGCGGAACAACAACAGGCGCTGTTTGACAACACCGCGCGCGCGATGAAAGGCGTGTCGGTACCTGTCAAGGAACTCCATATCAAGCACTGTAAAAGAGCCGACGCGCGATACGGCGAGGGCGTAGCCAGCGCGATCGAAGCGCTGGAAAGCAGGTTGCCCTGA
- a CDS encoding class I SAM-dependent methyltransferase produces MTMSKGEQPIRFDDGAAYERGMGIWSQLVANEFLDWLALPHGKRWIDVGCGNGAFTESLISRCMPHETQAIDQSEDQLDFARKRKAVGSAVFQQADAMALPFDDDRFDAAVMALVIFFVPNPAGGVAEMTRVVRPGGLVAAYAWDIAGGGLPFEPIRSELARMSVKLPMPPQAEVSGLKALQRVWAASGLESVETRVISVQRIFGNFDEFWSTSMLIGGLAETVAAMASSRAELLRWRVRTLMRTNEVGQIVCDAKANAVRGLVPM; encoded by the coding sequence ATGACGATGTCAAAAGGGGAGCAGCCCATTCGTTTTGACGACGGAGCCGCATACGAGCGGGGCATGGGAATCTGGAGTCAGTTGGTCGCCAATGAGTTTCTAGACTGGCTTGCCCTGCCGCATGGGAAGAGGTGGATAGATGTTGGATGCGGTAACGGTGCCTTCACCGAATCGTTGATCAGTCGCTGTATGCCACACGAAACTCAGGCAATTGACCAGTCTGAAGACCAACTAGATTTCGCCCGCAAACGGAAGGCTGTTGGTAGTGCAGTCTTCCAGCAGGCCGACGCGATGGCGCTGCCATTTGATGATGACCGCTTCGATGCCGCTGTAATGGCTCTTGTGATTTTCTTCGTCCCGAACCCCGCTGGAGGGGTTGCTGAAATGACTCGTGTGGTCAGGCCTGGCGGCCTAGTTGCTGCTTACGCATGGGACATTGCCGGTGGCGGGCTCCCGTTTGAGCCCATTCGCTCTGAACTCGCCCGTATGAGCGTGAAGTTACCGATGCCCCCTCAAGCCGAGGTCTCGGGGCTAAAGGCGCTGCAAAGGGTTTGGGCCGCCTCTGGCCTCGAGTCCGTAGAGACCCGGGTGATCTCGGTGCAACGGATCTTCGGCAACTTCGATGAGTTTTGGAGCACTAGCATGCTGATTGGGGGTCTTGCTGAGACAGTGGCCGCGATGGCTTCCAGCAGGGCCGAATTACTAAGATGGCGCGTTCGCACTCTCATGCGAACCAACGAGGTCGGCCAGATCGTTTGTGACGCGAAAGCCAATGCGGTTCGTGGTCTCGTGCCAATGTAG
- a CDS encoding oxidoreductase, producing the protein MSSVWLITGSSRGLGRALAEAVLAAGHRLVATARKPSDLAELVEKYGDSVRAVSLDVTDSVSARAAVKEAVDAFGRLDVLVNNAGYGNVASIEEGDEDDFRAQIETNFFGVANVTRAAIPVMRAQQAGHILQISSIGGRAGSPGLSAYQSAKWAVEGFSEVLAKEVKPLGIKVTIVEPGGFRTDWAGSSMSVVQPGEAYRESIGAFLAFRELVKPIGDPKKAALAILKIAGIDEPPLRLLLGTDAVMIASMVNKAQAAGDAQWNDLSLSTDADDADIESLVSLLKKIGSTEEKAA; encoded by the coding sequence ATGTCTTCAGTTTGGCTCATTACTGGAAGTTCACGTGGCCTCGGCCGTGCATTGGCAGAAGCGGTTCTCGCCGCAGGTCATCGGCTCGTTGCCACCGCGCGAAAGCCGTCAGATCTTGCGGAACTTGTCGAAAAATACGGCGACAGCGTGCGTGCTGTGTCGTTGGATGTTACCGATTCGGTTTCGGCTCGGGCAGCGGTAAAGGAAGCCGTGGATGCTTTCGGTCGGCTCGATGTGTTGGTCAATAACGCCGGATACGGCAATGTCGCGTCGATCGAAGAGGGTGATGAAGACGACTTCCGCGCTCAGATTGAGACGAACTTCTTCGGCGTGGCAAATGTCACGCGCGCTGCGATTCCCGTCATGCGGGCACAGCAGGCGGGTCATATCCTGCAGATCTCATCTATCGGCGGTCGTGCCGGCTCACCGGGTCTTTCGGCTTACCAGTCAGCAAAGTGGGCGGTAGAGGGTTTCTCTGAAGTGTTGGCGAAAGAGGTCAAACCGCTTGGGATCAAAGTCACGATCGTGGAGCCTGGTGGCTTCCGTACAGATTGGGCCGGCTCGTCAATGTCGGTTGTGCAACCAGGAGAGGCGTATCGGGAGTCCATCGGTGCCTTTCTAGCCTTCCGTGAACTGGTCAAGCCGATAGGGGACCCGAAAAAGGCCGCGCTTGCGATCTTGAAGATCGCGGGTATTGACGAGCCGCCTTTGCGACTGTTGTTAGGAACGGATGCAGTCATGATCGCAAGCATGGTGAATAAGGCTCAAGCCGCAGGAGACGCGCAGTGGAACGACCTAAGTCTCTCGACCGACGCTGACGACGCGGATATCGAGTCGCTCGTATCGTTGCTTAAAAAAATTGGCTCGACTGAAGAGAAGGCGGCCTAA
- a CDS encoding AraC family transcriptional regulator, with protein MTPTPNVRVQSETVPISVALLTRLDAIGVNVVRVLERAGVPRPTTSIGTLHLDTRLFFAVWSAIGEVAGDEEIGIRIGSHAFDGKLDLASTCALHSKDLADAFKKLSRYKRLTCPEDVRVDVTGGEAAVTFHWLLADAFAPDLLVDAIFASTVKLAGRASGGAIAPKRIELARRTKRQAQLARHFKCDIRFDAPIDALIFSSADMRTPFITHDERMVHELVPGLDAELASVSKNQTFDGQVDAALLRGMRGQRPSVETLAAELSISPRTLQRRLTQNGTHYQERLDGIRQRVAHRLLENTNLDLGEIAWFLGFEELNSFSRIFNQWEGVTPNRWRALKTSAPSTISL; from the coding sequence ATGACACCGACACCCAATGTGCGCGTTCAATCCGAAACCGTGCCTATAAGCGTAGCGCTTCTAACGCGCCTGGACGCCATTGGGGTCAATGTTGTTCGTGTGCTCGAAAGGGCCGGCGTGCCGCGGCCGACAACGTCGATAGGCACGCTGCACCTTGATACACGGCTGTTTTTTGCTGTATGGTCAGCCATTGGTGAGGTTGCCGGAGACGAAGAAATCGGCATCCGTATCGGTAGCCATGCGTTTGATGGCAAACTTGATCTAGCGTCAACGTGCGCGCTTCATTCAAAGGACCTGGCAGACGCGTTCAAGAAGCTCTCGCGCTACAAACGTCTCACGTGTCCGGAGGACGTCCGGGTCGACGTGACAGGTGGCGAAGCTGCCGTTACGTTTCATTGGCTTCTTGCAGACGCTTTCGCGCCGGATTTGCTTGTCGACGCCATTTTTGCGTCCACCGTCAAGTTGGCAGGGAGGGCTTCAGGTGGTGCAATCGCTCCTAAGCGGATCGAGCTGGCTCGCCGGACCAAGCGTCAAGCGCAACTCGCACGGCATTTCAAATGCGACATACGTTTCGATGCGCCTATAGATGCGCTCATCTTCTCATCGGCTGATATGAGGACACCTTTTATTACGCACGATGAACGCATGGTTCACGAACTTGTACCGGGCCTAGACGCGGAGCTCGCATCCGTTTCTAAAAATCAAACGTTCGATGGTCAGGTGGACGCGGCGCTTCTTCGCGGAATGCGCGGACAACGTCCGAGTGTTGAAACGCTTGCTGCTGAACTCTCGATCAGCCCGCGAACGCTGCAACGGCGACTCACTCAAAATGGGACCCACTATCAAGAACGGCTTGATGGGATCAGGCAGCGCGTTGCCCATCGGTTGCTGGAAAATACCAATCTTGATCTGGGCGAGATAGCCTGGTTCCTAGGCTTCGAAGAGCTGAATTCGTTTTCTCGCATATTCAATCAATGGGAGGGAGTCACGCCTAACCGCTGGCGTGCGCTGAAAACTAGCGCCCCGTCCACGATTTCTCTATAA
- a CDS encoding NADH:flavin oxidoreductase codes for MKPFSPLFQPFKLKSLTTNNRVVMAPMTRRKSPGGIPGADVAAYYRRRAEGGVGLIITEGTTIDRPAASNHSSIPNLHDSASIEGWREVVRQVHEAGGKIAPQLWHLGLMREAGAGPHPDAISEGPSAVSGAGKPMNDEDLQDTVLAFSKAARTAKDIGFDAVEVHGAHGYLIDQFFWEKTNRREDQYGASVKNRGRLAAEIIKAIRREVGSEFVISFRLSQWRVQDYDSRLAATAVELEEWLGPLADAGVDLLHASTRRFWEPEFAGSDLNLAGWIKKLSGLPTITVGSVGLDGPDFLDTLFNSKTGDSHSHRSNLASLEALSERLLHKEFDLVAVGRALANDPQWLAKIREERSSELRPFSAAALDTLS; via the coding sequence ATGAAACCATTTTCGCCATTATTCCAACCCTTTAAACTTAAAAGCCTGACAACCAACAATAGGGTGGTTATGGCACCAATGACGCGTCGAAAAAGTCCTGGTGGGATTCCGGGCGCCGACGTCGCGGCGTACTATCGCCGGCGCGCGGAAGGCGGCGTTGGATTAATTATTACAGAGGGTACGACGATAGACCGTCCCGCGGCGTCAAATCATTCCAGTATCCCAAATCTGCACGATTCGGCGAGCATCGAAGGTTGGCGCGAAGTGGTCAGGCAGGTTCATGAGGCGGGAGGAAAGATCGCACCACAGCTATGGCATCTTGGACTGATGCGCGAAGCGGGTGCCGGTCCGCATCCCGACGCAATCAGCGAAGGTCCTTCTGCTGTAAGCGGCGCAGGCAAGCCAATGAACGATGAAGACTTGCAAGACACAGTCTTGGCATTTTCGAAGGCTGCGAGAACGGCCAAAGACATTGGTTTCGACGCCGTCGAGGTCCATGGCGCACACGGTTACCTGATCGATCAATTTTTTTGGGAAAAGACTAACCGCCGCGAAGATCAATACGGCGCGAGTGTCAAAAATCGAGGGCGGCTGGCGGCAGAAATCATTAAAGCTATTCGAAGGGAGGTCGGTTCCGAGTTCGTCATTTCCTTTCGTCTATCGCAATGGCGGGTTCAAGACTACGACAGCAGATTGGCGGCTACAGCTGTCGAGTTGGAAGAATGGCTCGGACCCTTGGCGGACGCGGGTGTTGACCTGTTGCACGCATCGACCCGCCGATTCTGGGAACCTGAGTTTGCGGGATCGGATCTTAACCTCGCGGGATGGATAAAAAAGCTCAGCGGGCTTCCGACTATTACCGTCGGTTCAGTCGGTCTCGATGGTCCCGACTTCCTCGATACGTTGTTCAATTCCAAAACCGGCGATAGTCACTCGCATCGTTCAAACCTCGCGAGTCTAGAGGCGCTGAGCGAAAGACTGCTGCATAAGGAGTTCGACCTGGTCGCAGTCGGCCGCGCATTAGCAAATGACCCGCAGTGGCTAGCAAAGATTCGGGAAGAGCGGTCTAGTGAGCTCCGTCCATTCTCCGCGGCGGCGCTAGACACACTGAGCTGA
- a CDS encoding alpha/beta fold hydrolase — MKKTHMQNEILPNLSLRRTLVAVGIGLIGAIAPVLSTADESGSTGAGKQDRRTSNGSSKTTYGTQTVGDVEVFYREAGPKDAPVILLLHGFPTASHLFRDLMLELSKRYRLIAPDLPGFGNTKAPPRGEFNYTFDNLAKVIDGFTVALGLKKYAIYAFDYGAPTGFRLAMAHPERVTAIISQNGNAYIEGLSDTWGDWQTYWRAPTPANREACRGSLSADTIKNFQYLRGADPSLMSPDGYTLDIAYMGRPGAEEIQLDLILDYRSNVALYPSFQKYFRTHRPPLLAVWGKNDPSFIPPGATAYKRDIPDAEVHFLDTGHFALETHSPEIAAMIDYFLTRKLPASV, encoded by the coding sequence ATGAAAAAAACCCACATGCAGAACGAGATTCTTCCCAATCTTTCTCTTCGAAGGACGCTTGTCGCAGTTGGAATTGGCTTGATTGGCGCTATTGCGCCGGTTTTATCCACCGCAGATGAATCTGGCTCAACTGGCGCCGGGAAGCAAGACCGCAGGACGTCAAATGGAAGCAGCAAGACAACATACGGTACCCAGACAGTTGGGGATGTCGAGGTATTTTATCGAGAAGCCGGTCCGAAGGACGCGCCCGTTATTTTACTTCTGCACGGGTTCCCAACAGCAAGTCACCTGTTCCGTGACCTGATGCTCGAACTGTCGAAGCGATATCGGCTAATTGCTCCAGACCTCCCTGGCTTTGGCAACACCAAAGCACCGCCGCGCGGCGAGTTCAATTACACATTCGATAATTTGGCAAAGGTTATCGACGGATTTACAGTTGCACTGGGGCTAAAAAAATACGCGATCTACGCGTTCGATTACGGCGCGCCGACCGGCTTCAGGCTTGCGATGGCGCATCCGGAGCGCGTGACAGCGATAATCAGTCAAAATGGAAATGCTTACATCGAAGGCCTGAGCGACACATGGGGCGACTGGCAAACCTATTGGCGCGCCCCGACGCCCGCAAATCGAGAGGCTTGCCGCGGCTCGCTTTCAGCTGACACGATCAAGAATTTTCAATACCTGCGCGGAGCCGACCCGTCGTTGATGTCACCCGACGGTTACACCTTAGACATCGCCTACATGGGGCGTCCGGGCGCAGAGGAGATCCAGCTCGATTTGATACTTGACTATCGTAGTAACGTCGCCCTCTATCCAAGCTTCCAGAAATACTTTCGAACCCATCGGCCGCCGCTCCTTGCGGTTTGGGGGAAAAATGATCCCTCGTTCATTCCGCCAGGCGCGACGGCTTATAAGCGGGACATTCCCGATGCCGAGGTGCATTTTCTTGACACAGGACACTTCGCACTCGAAACGCACAGCCCCGAGATCGCCGCAATGATCGACTACTTCTTGACGAGGAAGCTCCCGGCAAGCGTATGA